One segment of Macaca fascicularis isolate 582-1 chromosome 2, T2T-MFA8v1.1 DNA contains the following:
- the ACTRT3 gene encoding actin-related protein T3 isoform X1 gives MRSTVRPATPCAWGPPEPPPAPQDSSLTGPCRGLCDAAFQAVGPGRARSQSGPETGGGGGSGGMNHCQLPVVIDNGSGVIKAGLAGSREPQFIYPNIIGRAKGQSRAAPGGLELCVGDQAQDWRSSLSISYPVERGLITSWDDMEIMWKHIYDYNLKLKPCDGPVLITEPALNPLANRQQIVEVFFEHLGVPAFYMSIQAVLALFAAGFTTGLVLDSGAGVTQSVPIFEGYCLPHGVQQLDLAGLDLTNYLMVLMKNHGIMLLSASDRKIVEDIKETFCYVAMNYEEEMAKKPDCLEKVYQLPDGQVVRLHDQLFSCPEALFSPCCMNLEAPGIDKICLSSIMKCDTGLRNSFFSNIILAGGSTSFPGLDKRLVKDIAKMAPANTAVQVIAPPERKISVWMGGSILASLSAFQDMWITAAEFKEVGPNIVHQRCF, from the exons ATGAGGAGCACAGTACGTCCAGCGACTCCTTGCGCCTGGGGGCCTCCCGAACCCCCGCCTGCGCCCCAGGACTCGAGCCTCACTGGGCCGTGCCGGGGCCTCTGTGACGCGGCGTTTCAGGCAGTCGGCCCCGGCAGAGCCCGCAGCCAGAGCGGCCCAGAGAcaggaggcggcggcggcagcggcggcatGAACCACTGCCAGCTTCCGGTGGTGATCGACAACGGCTCCGGAGTGATCAAGGCGGGCCTGGCTGGGAGCAGGGAGCCCCAGTTTATCTACCCGAACATCATCGGCCGCGCCAAGGGCCAGAGCCGCGCGGCGCCGGGCGGGTTAGAACTCTGCGTGGGTGACCAAGCTCAGGACTGGAGGAGCTCGCTGTCCATCAG TTACCCAGTGGAGCGTGGTCTCATTACTTCATGGGATGACATGGAGATCATGTGGAAGCATATCTATGACTATAACCTAAAGCTGAAGCCGTGTGATGGCCCAGTCTTGATTACTGAGCCAGCCCTGAACCCACTGGCCAACCGGCAACAGATCGTGGAAGTGTTTTTTGAGCATCTGGGTGTTCCTGCCTTCTATATGTCCATCCAGGCTGTGCTGGCTCTCTTTGCTGCTGGCTTCACTACTGGTCTTGTGCTGGATTCAGGTGCTGGGGTTACCCAGAGTGTGCCCATCTTTGAGGGTTACTGTCTGCCTCATGGTGTGCAGCAATTGGATCTGGCGGGCCTTGACCTCACCAACTACCTCATGGTGCTAATGAAGAACCATGGTATCATGTTGCTTAGTGCTTCGGACAGAAAGATTGTTGAAGACATCAAGGAGACCTTTTGTTATGTGGCAATGAACTACGAAGAGGAAATGGCCAAGAAACCTGATTGTCTAGAGAAAGTTTACCAACTACCTGATGGGCAGGTCGTCCGGCTCCATGACCAGCTCTTTTCTTGTCCAGAGGCCCTCTTCTCTCCATGTTGTATGAACCTTGAGGCCCCTGGCATTGATAAGATATGCCTTAGCAGCATAATGAAATGTGATACAGGCCTGAGGAATTCCTTCTTTTCCAATATTATCCTTGCCGGGGGATCAACCTCTTTCCCTGGTTTAGACAAGCGGCTAGTTAAGGATATAGCAAAGATGGCTCCTGCCAACACCGCTGTGCAAGTTATAGCTCCCCCAGAAAGGAAAATATCAGTGTGGATGGGAGGTTCTATTCTTGCATCCTTGTCTGCCTTCCAGGACATGTGGATCACTGCTGCAGAATTTAAAGAAGTTGGACCCAACATAGTACACCAAAGATGCTTctga
- the ACTRT3 gene encoding actin-related protein T3 isoform X2, which yields MEIMWKHIYDYNLKLKPCDGPVLITEPALNPLANRQQIVEVFFEHLGVPAFYMSIQAVLALFAAGFTTGLVLDSGAGVTQSVPIFEGYCLPHGVQQLDLAGLDLTNYLMVLMKNHGIMLLSASDRKIVEDIKETFCYVAMNYEEEMAKKPDCLEKVYQLPDGQVVRLHDQLFSCPEALFSPCCMNLEAPGIDKICLSSIMKCDTGLRNSFFSNIILAGGSTSFPGLDKRLVKDIAKMAPANTAVQVIAPPERKISVWMGGSILASLSAFQDMWITAAEFKEVGPNIVHQRCF from the coding sequence ATGGAGATCATGTGGAAGCATATCTATGACTATAACCTAAAGCTGAAGCCGTGTGATGGCCCAGTCTTGATTACTGAGCCAGCCCTGAACCCACTGGCCAACCGGCAACAGATCGTGGAAGTGTTTTTTGAGCATCTGGGTGTTCCTGCCTTCTATATGTCCATCCAGGCTGTGCTGGCTCTCTTTGCTGCTGGCTTCACTACTGGTCTTGTGCTGGATTCAGGTGCTGGGGTTACCCAGAGTGTGCCCATCTTTGAGGGTTACTGTCTGCCTCATGGTGTGCAGCAATTGGATCTGGCGGGCCTTGACCTCACCAACTACCTCATGGTGCTAATGAAGAACCATGGTATCATGTTGCTTAGTGCTTCGGACAGAAAGATTGTTGAAGACATCAAGGAGACCTTTTGTTATGTGGCAATGAACTACGAAGAGGAAATGGCCAAGAAACCTGATTGTCTAGAGAAAGTTTACCAACTACCTGATGGGCAGGTCGTCCGGCTCCATGACCAGCTCTTTTCTTGTCCAGAGGCCCTCTTCTCTCCATGTTGTATGAACCTTGAGGCCCCTGGCATTGATAAGATATGCCTTAGCAGCATAATGAAATGTGATACAGGCCTGAGGAATTCCTTCTTTTCCAATATTATCCTTGCCGGGGGATCAACCTCTTTCCCTGGTTTAGACAAGCGGCTAGTTAAGGATATAGCAAAGATGGCTCCTGCCAACACCGCTGTGCAAGTTATAGCTCCCCCAGAAAGGAAAATATCAGTGTGGATGGGAGGTTCTATTCTTGCATCCTTGTCTGCCTTCCAGGACATGTGGATCACTGCTGCAGAATTTAAAGAAGTTGGACCCAACATAGTACACCAAAGATGCTTctga